TGCCcaggatgctgctaagaattagttgttaaATGAaattagaggtgtattcaactaatgattttcatagtcgaatctgattcgtcagattttccctttagtcgactaatagtcgaatcggggattttttttttattatctagagcaccttaaacggttctcattcaggacttgtttccacttcaaagtaaatacataaaacactcagataaatgaataaacatggtaggttggctttattcacttatttattttttaatgaaacgttagagaacattaaccgccagtgcgcagtgcgcatatcgaactgtcagacaggcactgtgcaaaatgtcaaaaatattttaaataaaatatgcctgcctgaaaacataaaaaaaattgccacacaacgaaaacaaaaacatttcatttaACAACTAATTcctagcagcatccttgggcacccccatgcagttagaatggtacattcgactatgacgttcatagtcgactagggggtatagtcgactatagtcgaatcagcgactattgcaggtcacccctaaatgaaatgtctttgttttcgttatatagagccttttgtcaaataaaatcatcctaatttctgttaataaatatttttaaattatgtgTGCGTTAACattaggcatcttccttactacacattaataaatcacaccctgcagttgcacaatccaaatgagcggagctgaacacgctacagcaTCAGcgtctgccgagattataatggctactaaaagaAGTTCAAAAGtattgaaaaagataaagatgaatcaaacaaagtaaagtgcaagttatgtcatcaacgtctttcatttcgcacgacaacaaccaacatggcataccattcagccgtttgtcgttttggtcgtgtcgtctcgtcgcggtggtctcggccatggacgtaattttgatttcaaaagtgggggggacatggattcgtcgctatttaaatatttggttttaaccgtaaaaactgggggggaccaaagccggcttttgaaaaagtgggggggacatgtcccccccgtccccccccaaaattacgtccgtggtctCGGCAaataggcctataaacattttttgttgttgtttgctttttaaaccccgttacttgaacctttacttataatttttttgctgttgtgttgcaattttttttatattttcaggcaggcatattttatttaaaatatttttgccattttgcacagtgcctgtctgacagttcgacatgcgcactgcgcactgacggttaatgttctctaacgtttcattacaAGATGTGACGCTCGAGATATGAAGCACGACGAACGTCAACTGTGCAACACTGAACgtttaatgaaaacaaacaaacacgtgaagctccgtgcggagtgcaaacagacaaaacacctctcacacaggcacgaaactttagacaaagacgagcacaagacactgcgcgaacgcacattaaataggtgaataacacaaaccctcgtgatctcgagacaaggcacaggtgcgactacgaacacgctcacgaacaacccacacccacggaagtacatacatgggcataacgacacgcagacgacatagtggcacgcccacagggaagggtccggagctgtgaccgtgacagaaccctccaccaggggctcgctactcccggagcttcCCGCGTAGCTggaaaagccccgaaccaataccaacgggcaggtccggagccgccgggttcacgagcctccgagagccgtctcccccgatggtgggaaccgccgcgaacagctctagaacaccctccctgggaagacaggggagaatacgttaaacaatggcacagtcacaaacatgcacacagggacgctgaacacaaagggcacaaaTGGGAACAGTGGATTagggagaaacactgggactgaCAAAAACACCGGTACATAAACATTCATCATCGGAGCCAAGCTCCCCGCCTTAGGCAAAGCCTGCAGCGGAGAGAAAGCTCCGGGGACTGGAGGCGCTGCAGAAGGCGGGTCTCCCCCCGCCTGTGCTGCGTGCTCACCGCCAGGTGACGCACGACCGGCGGACGCGCCAGGAGCAGCGCGACTTGGAAACCGCTTGGGGGCAGCGCGACTGGTGGCCGCGCGAGGCGCAGCGCGACTGGTGGCCGCGCGAGGCGCAGCGCGACTGGCGGCCGCGCGAGGCGCAGCGCGACCTGTTTCCCGCCTGGAGGCGGTGCGACCAGCGTGTCTCGCGGCAACTGTCCTCCCTGGTCCGTGGCTACCTCCTCCGGGAGTTCCGTAGGGGCTTGCCGCCCTATAAGCCTGCTggcgctcctccaccctctctgggaACCTCCCGTAGGAAGCCCTTCCTCTGCCAGGCCAGCCTCCCCTGGttccggtatcgggggtggtgtccatcgccggctcctcctcctcggccacgctccagtccatggaccgtgTGGGGGTCTCACAGCGAGCGTGCTCCATGGGCTCCTCACCGCAGGAGTCTCCACTGTCTGACGTGGGCggactgtccggtccgctcctACCCCCTTTGCATACGGTCGAGAGGGAACTCACCGACCGAAGACTctccccctcgctctcctcGCTCTGCCCGTCGGTTCCCGACAGGGCTGGGTGCAGCGACGAAGGGGGACTGAAGTCTTCCCTCTCCTCGCCGTAGTCAGACGGTGGAGGACTGACGTCTCCCTCGCCGTAGTAGACCGTGCTCTTTGAGCACActgacggggaatactcctccaCCTCGTAGTCCGTCCCCTCCGCCCCGCCTTCAAACGGTGGGAGACTGCCCCCCTTCCCCCCGTAATACACAGTGCTCCTTGAGCAAACTGAGGGGggatactcctcctcctccgagccgTCCTCCTCGGACTCGTCCTCGGGAGGATTGGCACGTACCATCCCCGCATAGACGACCAGCGGGTCCTCCGTGCCTTCTCTGGTTTCGGCCAGGGGGTTGGTCTCGCGCGTCATCGCGCGGAGTCCCTCTCTCCACGCCGCCTGGAaaaacacctcctctctcctctcctcggcGCTCTCAGGAACTCGCTCGGGAGAGGGCGCGCGCCGGGGCATGTTTCTCTCCACCTCCGAAACACACCCGCCCACAGCCCTGGGTGGTGGCTCTAGGGACGCGGTGGGGTGTTGGTCCTCCCATATACGCACCGCGGACTGACGGAGGTGTTCGGCCATCTCCGCGTCTTCCGCACTCCGAGCGGCGCAGAGTATGTAAGCGCAGATGGGGCTCTgcatcatctcctgctcggagaTGGGGGCTTCGGGACGTCGGACTGGAGAAGAGCCATGGTGACGTCGGCTCTTTCTCCTACCTTTAGGCGCCCTGGTGACATATCCAGGCATACCTTCTTTTAttaggctcgtctttctgtgacgctcgaGATATGAAGCACGACGAACGTCAACTGTGCAACACTGAACgtttaatgaaaacaaacaaacacgtgaagctccgtgcggagtgcaaacagacaaaacacctctcacacaggcacgaaactttagacaaagacgagcacaagacactgcgcgaacgcacattaaataggtgaataacacaaaccctcgtgatctcgagacaaggcacaggtgcgactacgaacacgctcacgaacaacccacacccacggaagtacatacatgggcataacgacacgcagacgacatagtggcacgcccacagggaagggtccggagctgtgaccgtgacacaagataaataagtaaataaataaaagctgaataaagccaacctaccatgtttattcattagCTGAATACACCTCTAGTGTATACAGTCAAAGCAAACAGGTCAGATCCCAAGGGACAGTCCAAGCTGACATGCAAAAGACGTACATCccccaataaataaataaaataccacTAAGAAATAGTAGAGTAAGAGAGACCCAAGGTGGCAGCACTTTCCAGAGAACTCAGGTAGAGCGTTGTAGATATTAGACGGAGAGCACTGATGACCCTacagcacatatgtcaaagtcaaggcccgcgggccggatctggccctcgaattgattatctatggccccctggatgatatttaattactattagaaccggcccgcaggccacagccgcccgatggtgttttgcatgcacaaacactacattccccacaatgcaacggtagcccgcgaagtcactgcaacgcacacaagcggcgagggtctgcgcggcgaaaatgatgtaatcgcagtggctccgctgtcgattcgcgaggtcgtgcacctctcgaattttgtaactgcgcgcaccagttaaacctaattaagttaaatatttatacatatagttgaaataattcgaaataattcgcttttttattcacattatttaatggtggtttattttcaaaacgcccaatcttaacgtcttcacgttctctcatgtttcgtcctggaattacaagaggctcgtatttgttaacgtaatacaggagaactgttcagtcagacagatatttgttgtgaaacgaagtagttacaatttcaagcattttcaagcactttagcctaaattccagcacttttcaaacctttattactttattcatttaatgtacaggacatgttttctttgaaggaagtttgtttttatctgtttgcttgttgaaaaatgttttcccttgaaattactgacagatccataacaaaatattgctttattcatttaagcataaataatatacactgtgttaggtcttggttcaataggctatgtgcaatcatttcaatatgtttttgtcccggtgaggcggccccctaccggccacctccgtccacagcggctgttgttgttgttgtttggtgacgtcatgtgcgtccctcaggtgggcggagcccgtgatccgtctcacctgagggtcgtttgtttgcctatatatgtcttgtctttgtaccagttgaccgctggtcattatatccttaatttggagatattgcacgggttttaggtttgcacacgtTCTAttaaccatcctttttccctgagacttggcgtgattgcttccttttagttgctcacccccgcccgtcacagttttaataaaaattgaaccagtccggcccttggcttgtagcaaatttggttttttggcccttggtgtatttgactttgacattccTGCCCTACAGTGAAGAATCCAAGAGACATGGGACTTACTAATTCATTTAACTCATTGAGTTCTTGTGAAGAGCAGAAGTTTTCTAGTAAGAGGAGTCCATCATCTGTCAAACCTAATCACCAAACACACAAGAATAATACATCACCGATTGTGTGATGACACAATTGTCATAAATACAAGGCCAGAGTGTAAGTTTAGCTCCACCCACCCATGGCTGCACTCACGAGGTTGTACATGGCAACCAGGAGTGGCCGATTCTGCTTGGACAACCTCATGGACGCTCCAGGATTGGTGGATTCTGTGGACAGACTAGTTTCACTGGTTGTGTCAGACTGTATCAGCAGATCCAAGAACGTGTCAATAATCTGATGAGGAGAGTGAAAGCAGCTGGTTTGATAAAGGCTGGGAGCATCATCATAGACCAGCTCCTCCAGTCTCTCCTCCAAAACAGACAAATGTTCATGGTTCAGTAGAATCTGTCGGAGCTGTAGTAGCAGAGGGGAGCGAGACTGAGGTGGCAGaccagccaacacacacaagagagactTTGCTTCCTCCAACACTGCAGTAgagagaacacagacacacacgcacacacacaaacacacacacacgcacgcacagatacacacacacacacagggatgagGAATCACTGGCCAATGACATTCGGTTCTGTtatttacacatatacacacatataccctcctacacacacacacactcactcttcatcctgcacacacacacccacacacacacacacacacacacacacacacacacacctgtcttgaGAGAACTTAGTAAGGATCCATCCTGTATTTCAGCCAGTAAGCCGTCCACTTCCTCCTCGGTGTTATCTGGATTCACACTCAGGTCATCTGCCTCCATTCTCTCTGGCCATATTCTGATatctgaggacacacacacgcataattCACGTATGTATTATGGTCACACTCTAATatctgaggacacacacacatatacacacacagacacacacacactccacaaatGTATTATGGTCACACTGTAATAtttgaggacacacacacacatatttcacaTATGTATTATGGTCACACTCTAATATTTGAGGACACATACACATAATCCATATatgtacactgctcaaaaaaaataaagggaacacttaaacaacacaatataactccaagtcaaccacacttctgtgaaaccaacctgttcagttaggaagcaacactgattgtgaatcaatttcacctgctgttgtgcaaatggaatagacaacaggtagaaatgagaggcaattagcaagaccccccctataaaggagtggttctgcaggtggggaccacagaccacttctcagtacctatgctttctggctgatgttttggtcacttttgaatgttggtggtcctttcacactcgtggtagcatgagacggactctacaacccacacaagtggctcaggtagtgcagctcatccaggatggcacatcaatgcgagctgtggcaagaaggttttctgtgtctgtcagcgtagtgtccagaggctggaggcgctaccaggagacaggccagtacaccaggagacgtggaggaggccataggacaacaacccagcagcagaacCGCTACCttcgcctttgtgcaagaaggaacaggaggagcactgccagagccctgcaaaatgacttccagcaggccacaaatgtgcatgtgtctgcacaaacggttagaaaccgactccatgaggatggtatgagggcccgacgtccacagatgggggttgtgttCACAGCCCAACATCGTGCAGAACGCTTGGCATTTgtcagagaacaccaggattgtcaaattcgccactggcgccttgtgctcttcacagatgaaagcaggttcacactgagcacatgtgtcAAACATGACAGAgtcatttctttggagggccgcacagccctccatgtgctcaccagaggtagcctgactgccattaggtaccgagatgagatcctcagaccccttgtgagaccatatgctggtgcggttggccctgggttcctcctaatgcaggacaatgctagatcTCATGTGgttggagtgtgtcagcagttcctgcaagatgaaggcattgaagctatggactggcccgcccgttccccagacctgaatccgattgagcacatctgggacatcatgtctcgctccatccaccaacgtcacgttgcaccacagactgtccaggagttggcggatgctttagtccaggtctgggaggagatccctcaggagaccatccaccacctcatcaggagcatgcctaggcattgtagggaggtcatacaggcatgtggaggccacacacaatactgagcctcattttgacttgttttaaggacattacatcaaagttggatcagcctgtagtgtttttttttcactttaattttgtgtgtggctccaaatccaggcctccattggttaataaatttgatttccattgatgatttttatgtgattttgttgtcagcacattcaactttgtacagaacaaagtattcaatgagaatatttcattcattcagatctaggatgtgttatttgagtgttccctttatttttttgagcagtgtattatggtcacacactaatatcacactaatacactaataacacacacactcaaaaatcTATGTtcagaaaaaatatttttttattttaggcgGTGCgcagaggagcagtggcagcacagtggagtgttgtggagtgttgtgtacgataagctgaggcagcgcaacctccaccgcagcccatcttggcaacacgatcgctctttctcacgctgtacgcacgagaataTTGTTCGATTTttttatatactgtatttacgatcaaagcataTCTTAATCTAAAGTCACGCTTAACatcgaaaactgctttacgacggctACTGTCTACAGTCTTGTGGTAGCCTATATATGAAACTACATTAAAATggtgaatgcacacacacatatacacacacacacactaaccgtATTGCCCGTCACTTTTGATGTTCAGCTCTCTGACACTGTAAGCCATGACTGTGTTGGGGGGTATGGCCATAACAGCATTTATATCAAAATGTATACTTCCACTCTCTTTTAGACTCACCTGAGGAAACATATACAAGTACATagaaatacatacaaatacacacagatgCATACAAATACATCTTATAAAGGCTACAAGCAATTGCAGGTCAATTTATATtaagacacatacacagacccACTCTGttcatatacacacccacacacagacccacacgcAGACCCACACGCAGACCCACTTGTGTTGCTCCAATCTTCAAGGGTTTCAGGGTGGCAGTGCAGCTTCCTTCCTCCAGGCTGCTGTACTCAATCCTGCAGGTCGTCGTGGTGAACACACGCTCCATCACCAGAGTGAACACCTTCTTGTGTTTGGATTTGCCTGGTTGCTGCTGGATCACTGGGTGCAGAAGGTCCAGGGACCTGTAGAACCGGGCCAAACAAGTAATCACATACCAAGCAGCATTTTGAAGAGAAACAAAGGCTTGTTTCCACATGGCACAGCAAGGGTTAATAATGGGTCTCAGGTACTACTGCAGTCCAACAACATCCCTGTCAAATTCATTTTTCTCTTATGTTTATAAAAGTGCATGCTAACACTATTAGCATTAGCATATCTGTAACGTAGCATACGCTGCGGAgtgaggaggcagacacaaacactgaggagagtgagatttatcAAGGGGAATTCCAGAATCGCGGTCGTAATGCCAGGCAAGGGTCATATCATAAGGGCAGTTCGAACAAGAATGGTAAACAGGCATACTGACTAGGAACtagaacaaaacaaggcagggaCAAATGTTAGAAATAACAAAACTCACAACCGAACCAAACTCACAAAATAACAGACAGAGGGACACCATGGAAATAGacaagcagggaacaacacagacacgaggagcaggaaACCGTTGTGACAGCTAgaagagggggcgtagccctacgtgacagtaccccccctctaAGCATGCCACTTCGGGGCACGCAAAGGCTGACAAAAGGAAAAGACAGACCACGGGGAACAAGGCACTAGGTCTGGCGAGGCatggcgagggacagggacagcggacatgAGACAGGAcaccacaggacagaccggaagGACAGAACTGAGAAAAACAGGGTGTGGAaactggggcatggcagggagaggagatgtggagactggcAAGGAGCTAGGCGGGGACATTACACTATAAACAGGACCAGGGACAAAGGGAAACTGGACAGGACTAGGGCAAGGTAtgagagcagggctggacaggacaggactggggttagacacgggagtggggccagggatCCGGGctgaggcaaacacagaggtcAGGATTTGGTAGATGACAGACACTGGAATGGGGAGAAAGTGGGTAATGATCTgtggaacagacatggggacaggaacagagataacaccactggacactgacACAGGAACAGGTCGCAGAAACCGGCTGTGGCCTTTTCCGGGTCGCGGAAACCGGCGGTGGCCTCTTCCTGGTCCCCCTCGAAGTGTTCACACGGTACCAAACAGCACAAGCATTACAAATTATaagtaactacagcaaacactaattaatttaacagtttatgtccaatatgaagaacacaacatacatacatagtTACACATACTAGTTACTAGCATTAGCAAGATGAAAATTGGTTTATTATGAACTTTCACATTCGTGATTATTCACAAATGAACGCAAgtgagtaaataagaatagcAATTTAGGACGCCAACGGTGATTTGAaatggctgatctgatacaactcctcctgcgtagtgcaattacttcagaccaatgaaaacacggcggtgggaggagttggatctagagccagctccaccccctggacttctGCTTCTGCAGCGAGGGGTATCTCCAAAAAAGGGAAACATAGGGACTATAAATGCACAAcgctaacaagacacaggtggaaacactaacgacatgggcgtggcagacagggaaaccatggaaacaaaTAACAAGGCAGGATCAACAAGCAAggcaaacacaggcacatggaATAAGGGAcaagagtgacagctaggagaggggggcatggccctacgtgacaatatcTTCCTGGTTCCACATGGTGAACCTTTAAGCAACACCCAGTTTAATAGCCCACAATGGTTACTGAAAAGAACTACACAACAATATTAGCACCATGCAatttcattacattacattacaggtATTACATTTCCCGTTATTACTCAGCATGTTTCCATACACGTGAGCAGCTAACACTTTCAGTCAGAACCAGATTTTTCATCTTTTCAGTTCCCCAAAGAACTTCCCATAAATCCAGCAATAGAAATGAACCTATTTGAGAGTTTCAACTAGTCAGAGTAACTAGTCAGAATAACAGGTAATGCTAGTGAATAAGTTTTAACACTATAGTCACACATAACCATTTAACCTGGTAAATGAGTTACTTTAGTAAGTAAAGGTGTTAGTTTTGTTACTAAAAGGAAGCTCATAATTATCTAGATATTATGAACTAATGATGCAAAAACAAAATTACAGAATTTTAAGTCTCAAAGGAATTATTTCACATgtaaacaaaacatttacattttctcATGACAGAAGTGAGAGAGCTGTGAGAAATGAGCAGGAAGCAGGAGTGAGACGAGAATAACAGAGAGGAATCATGAAAGAGGGCCTGTTCACATGACGCACAGGCTGCACAGGGAAGAGCAGAGGGTCTGTTCACACGACGCACAGGCTGTGCAGCATTTGACACAATCGAGCATTGTTTAAAATATTTGGAATGTGTTAGATTGGTTTACCTCCTACATGATTGACTGAACTTTTTAATTAGTAACTCTTGGTTATTCAATGCTCCCATCAAATATGGAAACGCCCAAGGaactttttaaaaatgaaaacaaagctgaaataattatatttggtCCCCATAGCCCTAATTCTAACCCCATAACACTAATCCCATcccaatcctaaccctaaccctaagacTATTCCAATCCTACTCCACCCCTAccttaaccctacccctaaaccaatcctaaccctacccctaatcTAACCTTACACCTACTCCTATTCCAATCCTACCCCTAGCCCTATTCTAattctacccctacccctattTCAATCCTACCCCTATTCCAATCCTAACCCTATCCCTACACCTAATGCTAAACAAGTGAGTCAATGCTTCACGCTTAGCTCCTTTCTCATCCACATAAACTGTGATGAGTTTCCATTGTTACCCTAGAACTGTCACTTgtctaatggcgcatttccactagggcctgcttggcgcggtacggttcgattcgcgacggtttgtgagtgtttccattagtaccacttccctgtgagccggcccctttgggtacttttttcgtaccgactcgctcgaggttctaaccgttccgaagcggtacagttctgtgacgtggagggacagcatgacactgattggccagggagtgtcgtcacaggttccgtcaggagagcgactcctccgctatgctatggactcctcagccatttttaaaacccaaggagcgaagtctgttccctggtcaaacgccgaggtacaaacctttctgttaataatcagcgatcaaaaaatccagggcgaactggacggggccactagaaatgttaaggtttttagcgaggtttccgcgctaatggccactcatggctaccagcggtccgttcagcagtgccggtcggtccaagctaaaaaagcttaacgcgattaccgggcggtgaaggaccataacggacgcagcggagcaaaccgcaaagactggaaatggttccagcaaatggatgtcatatacggtcaccggccagccagtaacggaagagaaagagctggacagacacggcaatgtcggtgctggaggccacggagaatggtgagtgtattgtgatttcagttttactactaggctcgtaaaagatgtaatatgaacgtaatttaaacgcatctattgtaaacgcaggaatttagagctgtgtttgtagttaatgttaccaccacagtcactactgtacaatagctagctcttagccttgctagttagctgtagccataaacaaagcatcagcagcgatgacgtgctacacattttgtgcagttacgctatattgttgttgctttcacgggaatacttgtgtttaatatttgttattttttacgttcaagattccccttccactgacgaggcgagcggagttggcggaaaatgtttccttcaaccgggctttcctcggggtgcttggcgaacttgtgaacaccatgcgagacagacgccagtaaaagcacacaaaatgttgcttgtagtactataaatatttatttcatataaagctatacgtatatatttgctttttgcacttttttttaactataactatattatttacatatgttgtactttaaatatctatttcataataaagtttgatttcatttgattgtatgactgatgctttttatgcagggtgtgttcagcctgtttgagtaataccaaaatattatcaataattagagcaaccacatacaataatgaagataaagataaataagatacaataatgctatgtgttatggggcatcgaccggtgttgtggtcgtatacaaatgatgtcacgacactacaacccgtgcgccaacagcgactccacccacattgtgttggtccaccattgtaatggaaacacaacgcgaccgtaccgttccgttgcgaatcgacccgtatcgaaccgtaccgcgccaagcaggccctagtggaaatgcgccataagcaccaacactaaccctaactctaactaaCCCTAGTCTTA
This Brachyhypopomus gauderio isolate BG-103 chromosome 6, BGAUD_0.2, whole genome shotgun sequence DNA region includes the following protein-coding sequences:
- the LOC143517191 gene encoding gasdermin-E-like isoform X2 is translated as MFDKATRRLVCQIDPGGDLIAVSRLTDSEKLKPLTVVMKCPPVWFWQTTKYRPTVFTLNDLLQGEPIQPVLEQTELLTYQEKRKGNVSGSLEAGASVLSVSAGGSGTAALSSSLGTLRKENVKIQKLLEHSKDRSLDLLHPVIQQQPGKSKHKKVFTLVMERVFTTTTCRIEYSSLEEGSCTATLKPLKIGATQVSLKESGSIHFDINAVMAIPPNTVMAYSVRELNIKSDGQYDIRIWPERMEADDLSVNPDNTEEEVDGLLAEIQDGSLLSSLKTVLEEAKSLLCVLAGLPPQSRSPLLLQLRQILLNHEHLSVLEERLEELVYDDAPSLYQTSCFHSPHQIIDTFLDLLIQSDTTSETSLSTESTNPGASMRLSKQNRPLLVAMYNLVSAAMGLTDDGLLLLENFCSSQELNELNELGGCSRAVRGGSHHRGRRLSEAREPGGSGPARWYWFGAFPATREAPGVASPWWRVLSRSQLRTLPCGRATMSSACRYAHVCTSVGVGCS
- the LOC143517191 gene encoding gasdermin-E-like isoform X3: MFDKATRRLVCQIDPGGDLIAVSRLTDSEKLKPLTVVMKCPPVWFWQTTKYRPTVFTLNDLLQGEPIQPVLEQTELLTYQEKRKGNVSGSLEAGASVLSVSAGGSGTAALSSSLGTLRKENVKIQKLLEHSKDRSLDLLHPVIQQQPGKSKHKKVFTLVMERVFTTTTCRIEYSSLEEGSCTATLKPLKIGATQVSLKESGSIHFDINAVMAIPPNTVMAYSVRELNIKSDGQYDIRIWPERMEADDLSVNPDNTEEEVDGLLAEIQDGSLLSSLKTVLEEAKSLLCVLAGLPPQSRSPLLLQLRQILLNHEHLSVLEERLEELVYDDAPSLYQTSCFHSPHQIIDTFLDLLIQSDTTSETSLSTESTNPGASMRLSKQNRPLLVAMYNLVSAAMGLTDDGLLLLENFCSSQELNELNELVTLLTHNSQPLLLTHLPAPLQSEDLLRRVEQLFSSSNVVLKTEDGELWAVIRQKFDILPFILCLVIHGLAYLSEKQQ
- the LOC143517191 gene encoding gasdermin-E-like isoform X1, which gives rise to MFDKATRRLVCQIDPGGDLIAVSRLTDSEKLKPLTVVMKCPPVWFWQTTKYRPTVFTLNDLLQGEPIQPVLEQTELLTYQEKRKGNVSGSLEAGASVLSVSAGGSGTAALSSSLGTLRKENVKIQKLLEHSKDRSLDLLHPVIQQQPGKSKHKKVFTLVMERVFTTTTCRIEYSSLEEGSCTATLKPLKIGATQVSLKESGSIHFDINAVMAIPPNTVMAYSVRELNIKSDGQYDIRIWPERMEADDLSVNPDNTEEEVDGLLAEIQDGSLLSSLKTVLEEAKSLLCVLAGLPPQSRSPLLLQLRQILLNHEHLSVLEERLEELVYDDAPSLYQTSCFHSPHQIIDTFLDLLIQSDTTSETSLSTESTNPGASMRLSKQNRPLLVAMYNLVSAAMGLTDDGLLLLENFCSSQELNELNELGGCSRAVRGGSHHRGRRLSEAREPGGSGPARWYWFGAFPATREAPGVASPWWRVLSRSQLRTLPCGRATMSSACRYAHVTLLTHNSQPLLLTHLPAPLQSEDLLRRVEQLFSSSNVVLKTEDGELWAVIRQKFDILPFILCLVIHGLAYLSEKQQ